A DNA window from Macadamia integrifolia cultivar HAES 741 chromosome 4, SCU_Mint_v3, whole genome shotgun sequence contains the following coding sequences:
- the LOC122075189 gene encoding uncharacterized protein LOC122075189 — protein MSTITCFTILFLLLTIFFPTTISSVPILGLDFFLAQQSRLDPQAFNDSFLSLSSSVKKSLSHQSFTRVSSLLSSLLSLEISVPVNVKLVGSFSPNSQSDLSSLINAARFSDQFHVIGSDPHHLNIKHSLHFDVSPSSSLASLVSEAIRFEIERSASSPRYYLHSVPYSVVDRIVKQDFEKEKPVQGVYIYLLNLNPQSKPYAYTYGSGDPSPAFTRCLGSIWTGKDRYLWIDLAAGPVDYGPALSGEGVLPRGEFHPLAVLHGPPKSQKALLTDLASLVWSAYQVLLVPSLRIPVPFETSLIVQFIHVHGSEGKDVHGLDWKSIERTFMDEVNDGGLLLGDQALRFKTYEVTFSDCPICSFAISRSMNSYTTRFLFDNYTLVVSEYLDSKRLHQILSDSADQLRSATGVREENFGRVLPVYVFDLDFDRLMLLDRYHQSVAFRDMVIAVRTRSSRTVIDYACNGRHVITHTRELERTLVGSILQSMWGVSPTHLLWSPRHNSTLVDYTWSVGQTPFGPFSEISSLSFVQKDAARRNVLLTSLNYTITSALDVLDSISGHGAENLLKQNRHVEFVQRWNLFKYKLDKAVSALSHLDFEMALYYLRSSDHDLYAIHSLVYYASQELEASLVCFKDPPFPWASVSMAGLCFCSIIYVYSKREKLFKSKRKQF, from the coding sequence ATGTCCACCATCACCTGCTTCACCATTCTCTTCTTGCTACTCACCATCTTCTTCCCCACCACTATTTCATCTGTCCCCATCTTAGGTCTGGACTTCTTCCTCGCCCAACAATCCCGTCTCGATCCACAAGCCTTCAACGACtccttcctttccctctcttcttccgtCAAGAAATCCCTCTCCCACCAATCCTTTACTCGcgtttcctctctcctctcctccctcctctccctcGAAATCTCAGTCCCCGTTAACGTCAAGCTTGTCGGCTCTTTCTCTCCAAACTCTCAGTCCGACCTCTCCTCTTTAATCAATGCCGCTCGCTTCTCTGATCAATTCCATGTCATAGGCTCCGACCCTCATCATCTCAACATCAAACATTCCCTCCATTTCGACGTTTCTCCTTCGTCCTCCCTTGCTTCCCTGGTATCCGAAGCAATTCGCTTCGAGATCGAACGATCTGCCTCCAGCCCCCGATATTATCTTCACTCGGTTCCTTACTCCGTCGTTGATCGAATTGTTAAACAGGATTTCGAGAAGGAGAAACCCGTTCAAGGGGTTTACATTTACTTGCTCAATTTGAATCCTCAATCGAAACCCTACGCTTACACGTATGGGTCTGGGGACCCTTCCCCTGCTTTTACCAGGTGTTTGGGCAGTATTTGGACAGGGAAGGATCGGTACTTGTGGATTGATTTAGCTGCTGGACCCGTTGATTACGGGCCTGCTTTGTCTGGTGAAGGTGTCCTGCCAAGAGGCGAGTTTCATCCATTGGCGGTCTTGCACGGCCCTCCCAAGTCTCAGAAAGCATTGCTTACGGATTTGGCGTCTTTGGTTTGGAGTGCCTATCAGGTTCTGTTGGTTCCTTCTTTGAGGATTCCGGTTCCGTTTGAGACTTCGCTTATAGTGCAGTTTATTCATGTTCATGGGTCTGAAGGTAAGGACGTGCATGGTCTGGACTGGAAATCGATTGAGAGAACGTTTATGGATGAGGTTAATGATGGGGGTTTGTTGTTGGGTGATCAGGCATTGAGGTTTAAAACTTATGAAGTCACTTTCTCAGACTGTCCGATCTGTTCTTTTGCAATTTCACGCTCAATGAATTCTTACACTACGAGGTTCTTGTTTGATAACTATACTTTGGTAGTCAGCGAGTATTTGGACTCGAAGCGTTTGCATCAGATATTGTCTGATTCTGCGGATCAATTGAGGAGCGCCACAGGTGTTCGGGAGGAGAATTTCGGTAGGGTTCTTCCGGTTTATGTTTTTGATTTGGACTTTGATAGGCTGATGTTGCTTGATCGGTACCACCAGTCGGTTGCTTTTAGAGATATGGTCATTGCAGTGAGGACAAGGAGTAGTCGGACAGTGATTGATTATGCCTGTAATGGCCGTCATGTGATCACACATACTAGGGAACTTGAGAGAACCCTTGTTGGTTCGATTCTCCAGAGTATGTGGGGAGTGTCACCAACCCATCTGTTATGGAGCCCTAGACATAATAGCACTCTGGTGGATTATACCTGGAGTGTTGGCCAGACCCCGTTTGGGCCATTTTCGGAGATTTCATCTTTGTCATTCGTGCAGAAGGATGCTGCCCGGAGAAATGTCCTCCTGACATCTCTGAATTACACTATTACGAGTGCACTTGATGTGCTTGATTCAATATCTGGACATGGTGCGGAGAATCTGCTAAAACAGAATCGacatgttgagtttgtgcaaaGGTGGAATTTGTTCAAGTACAAATTGGATAAAGCTGTTTCTGCATTGTCTCATTTGGACTTCGAGATGGCTCTATATTACTTGAGGTCTTCTGACCATGACTTGTATGCGATCCACTCACTTGTTTATTATGCGTCACAAGAACTGGAAGCCTCTCTTGTTTGCTTCAAGGATCCTCCATTTCCATGGGCTTCAGTATCCATGGCTGGGTTATGTTTCTGTTCTATCATATATGTGTACTCCAAAAGAGAAAAGCTCtttaaaagcaaaagaaagcaGTTTTGA
- the LOC122076932 gene encoding V-type proton ATPase subunit d2: MYGFEALTFNIHGGYLEAIVRGHRSGLLTAADYNNLCQCETLDDIKMHLSATEYGPYLQNEPSPLHTTTIVEKCTLKLVDEYKHMQCQATEPLSTFLEYITYGHMIDNVVLIVTGTLHERDVQELLEKCHPLGMFDSIATLAVAQNMRELYRLVLVDTPLAPYFSECITSEDLDDMNIEIMRNTLYKAYLEDFYRFCQKLGGATAEIMSDLLAFEADRRAVNISINSIGTELTRDDRRKLYSSFGLLYPYGHEELAVCEDIDQVRGVMEKYPPYQSIFAKMSYGESQMLDKAFYEEEVKRLCLAFEQQFHYGVFFAYMRLREQEIRNLMWISECVAQNQKSRVHDSVVFIF; the protein is encoded by the exons ATGTACGGATTCGAAGCTCTTACTTTCAACATTCATGGCGGATATCTTGAAGCAATTGTCAGAGGTCACAGATCTGGTCTTCTCACAGCTGCCGATTATAATAATCTCTGTCAATGCGAAACCCTAGACGATATCAAGATGCATCTCTCCGCCACTGAGTACGGTCCTTATCTGCAGAACG AGCCTTCACCCCTACATACGACTACTATTGTGGAGAAATGCACTCTTAAATTGGTTGATGAGTACAAGCACATGCAATGCCAAGCCACTGAGCCTTTATCAACCTTTCTGGAATATATCAC GTATGGCCACATGATTGACAATGTTGTCCTTATTGTTACTGGTACCTTGCATGAGAGAGATGTTCAGGAACTATTAGAGAAATGCCATCCTTTGGGTATGTTTGATAG TATTGCTACACTTGCAGTTGCTCAGAATATGCGTGAGCTTTACAGATTGGTGCTTGTTGACACACCACTGGCTCCATACTTCTCTGAATGCATTACATCTGAG GACTTGGATGACATGAATATTGAAATTATGAGGAACACTCTTTACAAGGCCTATCTTGAGGATTTCTACAGGTTCTGTCAA AAACTTGGGGGTGCTACTGCTGAGATCATGTCTGACCTCCTAGCTTTTGAAGCTGACCGAAGAGCTGTTAATATCTCGATCAACAG TATTGGCACCGAACTGACACGAGACGATCGCAGGAAGCTTTACTCTAGCTTTGGTTTACT CTACCCCTATGGCCATGAGGAACTTGCTGTATGTGAGGACATCGACCAG GTTCGCGGTGTCATGGAGAAATATCCCCCTTACCAGTCTATATTTGCTAAAATGTCTTATGGGGAGAGCCAAATGTTGGATAAGGCCTTCTATGAGGAAGAGGTGAAAAGGCTCTGCTTGGCATTTGAACAACAG TTCCACTATGGTGTTTTCTTTGCATACATGAGGTTGCGGGAGCAGGAGATCAGGAATCTGATGTGGATCTCTGAATGTGTAGCTCAGAACCAGAAGTCTAGAGTTCACGACAGTGTTGTGTTTATATTTTAG